Sequence from the Streptomyces sp. NBC_00358 genome:
GTCGCGTCGGCGTCCACCCAGCAGGTCGCGTCGGGAATCTCGCGCCGGCTGCGCGAGAGCTTGTCGGCGACGGCACCGCGGACACCCCGGAGCGGGACACGGACTCCCTGCGGGCCGGTCCCGCGGGAGACACCGGCCGCACCGGGCACGACCGACGCGATGTCCGCGTACGAGGTCGCCGCAGCCGGAGCGCGGTCGTACGAGGATGCCGCGGCGAGCGCGTCGGAGCCGGGACCGGCCGCCGGAACGGGATACGGCTCGGTGGTGACGGACGACCGCAGCCGGCCGGCCGCCGCGGCGCGCAGCGCGTACTCGACGTCGGCCCGCAGGATCAGCCCTTCGGGACCGGAGCCCTCCAGCTCCCGCAGATCCACGCCGTTCTCCCGGGCGAGCCGTCGCACGAGGGGCGAGATGACCGGTACGGGACCGTCACCTCGTCGCGTGGCGACGCCGTTCCGGGTGGTCCGCGCCAGGCCTGCCTCATCCTGCTGCGGGGCGCCGACGGGCTCGGGGCGACCGGAGTCGGGACCGTCCTGCTCGGGACGGCTGGGCTCGGGACGGCCTTGCTCGGGACGGACTGCCGAGGTGCCCGTGCCCGCCGGGGACGACGGTGTCCCCGCGGACGGGCCGGCCGTCCGTCGGCCACCGGCCATGACGCCACCGGAGGGGCGCACCCTCCGGCGCCGTGCCGGGGGAGCTCCCGTGCCGTAACCCACCAGCACGTTCCCGGAGCCCTCGTCGGCCCGGTCGTCCTGGTCGGTCCCGCTGTCCTCGGCCCCGGCCGGGGCGCCGACGGCGACGGTCAGCAGCGGCGCCCCCACGGGCAGTTCCGTGCCCTCCTCGCCGAAACGGGCGGTGACCACACCGCCGTAAGGGCAGGGGACCTCCACCATCGCCTTGGCCGTCTCGACCTCGACGACGAGCTGGTCGACGGCGACGACATCGCCGACCTCCACCAGCCAGCGGACGATCTCCGCCTCGGTGAGTCCCTCCCCGAGGTCGGGCAGCTTGAACTCCAGCACCTGTGCCATCAGCTCTGCGCCTCCCATTGCAGACGCCCGACGGCGTCCAGGATCCGGTCGACGCCGGGCAGGTGGTGCCGCTCCAGCATCGGCGGCGGATACGGGATGTCGAACCCGGCGACCCGCAGCACCGGCGCCTCCAGGTGGTGGAAGCAGCGCTCCGTGACGCGGGCCGCGATCTCTCCGCCCGGTCCGCCGAACCCGCCCGACTCGTGCACGACGACCGCTCGTCCGGTCCGCCGCACCGACGCCGCGACCGTCTCGTCGTCGAACGGCACCAGGGAGCGCAGGTCGACCACTTCGAGGTCCCAGCCCTCGGCCCGCGCCGCCTCGGCGGCTTCGAGGCAGACGGGCACGGACGGCCCGTACGTGATCAGCGTGGCGCTCCGGCCCGAGCGCCGCACCACCGCGCGGCCTATCGGCTCAACGGCCGGCGGCTCGTCCGGGTTCCAGGAATCCTTCGACCAGTACAGCCTCTTGGGCTCCAGGAAGACGACGGGGTCGTCGGAGGCGATGGCCTCGCGCAGCAGTCCGTAGGCGTCGGAGACGGTCGCGGGCATGACCACATGGAGGCCCGGGGTCGCCATGTAGTACGCCTCGGAGGAGTCGCTGTGGTGCTCGACGCCGCCGATGCCCCCGCCGTAGGGGACGCGGATCGTGATGGGCAGCGGCATGGCGCCCCGCGTGCGGTTGCGCATCTTCGCCACGTGCGAGATCAGTTGCTCGAACGCCGGGTAGGCAAACGCGTCGAACTGCATCTCCACGACCGGCCGCAGACCGTACATGGCCATGCCGACCGCCGCGCCGAGGATGCCGGCCTCGGCGAGCGGGGTGTCCGTGCAGCGGTCGTCGCCGAACTCCTTGGCCAGCCCGTCGGTGACGCGGAAGACGCCGCCGAGGGTGCCGACGTCCTCGCCCATGACGTGGACGGCGGGGTCGGCGGCCATGGCGTCGCGCAGGGCGCGTCCGAGTGCCTGCGCCATGGTGGCCGGCTTGAGGGCAACGGTCGTCATCGCCCGGCTCCTTCCGGGCCGTGCGGGCCCGCTCCGAGCGAGCCGTCCGCCTCGGCGTCCAGCTCCGCTCTCAACTGGCTCTCCTGCTCAAGCAGTTGAGGAGTGGGTCGGGCATATACATGGGCGAACAGATCCATGGGGTCGAGCACCGGGTCCTGGTTCATGCGCTCGCGCAGGTCCGCGGCCATCGCCTCGGCGTCGTCGCGCACCGCCTGAAGGGCGGCCTCGTCGAGCAGACCGCGCTCGGTCAGCTCGCGCTCCACCAGCGTGACGGGGTCGTGCCCGCGCCAGGTCTCGACCTCGGAGTCGCCGCGGTAGCGGGTGGCGTCGTCGGCGTTGGTGTGGGCGTCGATGCGGTAGGTCACGGCCTCGACGAGGGTGGGACCGCCGCCCGCGCGCGCGTGGGCGATGGCCTCGCTCAGAACCTGGTGCACGGCGACCGCGTCGTTCCCGTCGACCAGGCGGCCCGGCATCCCGTAACCGACGGCCTTGTGGGCCAGTGACGGGGCGGCGGTCTGCTTGGCGAGCGGGACGGAGATGGCGAATCCGTTGTTCTGTACGAGGAAGACGACCGGCGCCCGCCACACGGCGGCGAAGTTCAGCGCTTCGTGGAAGTCGCCCTCACT
This genomic interval carries:
- a CDS encoding dihydrolipoamide acetyltransferase family protein, producing the protein MAQVLEFKLPDLGEGLTEAEIVRWLVEVGDVVAVDQLVVEVETAKAMVEVPCPYGGVVTARFGEEGTELPVGAPLLTVAVGAPAGAEDSGTDQDDRADEGSGNVLVGYGTGAPPARRRRVRPSGGVMAGGRRTAGPSAGTPSSPAGTGTSAVRPEQGRPEPSRPEQDGPDSGRPEPVGAPQQDEAGLARTTRNGVATRRGDGPVPVISPLVRRLARENGVDLRELEGSGPEGLILRADVEYALRAAAAGRLRSSVTTEPYPVPAAGPGSDALAAASSYDRAPAAATSYADIASVVPGAAGVSRGTGPQGVRVPLRGVRGAVADKLSRSRREIPDATCWVDADATELMQARRAMNAAGGPKISLLALLARICTAALARFPELNSTVDLEAREIVRLDQVHLGFAAQTERGLVVPVVRDAHTRDAEGLSAEFGRLTEAARTGTLTPGDLTGGTFTLNNYGVFGVDGSTPIINHPEAAMLGVGRIIPKPWVHQGELAVRQVVQLSLAFDHRVCDGGTAGGFLRYVADCVEQPAVLLRTL
- a CDS encoding alpha-ketoacid dehydrogenase subunit beta, yielding MTTVALKPATMAQALGRALRDAMAADPAVHVMGEDVGTLGGVFRVTDGLAKEFGDDRCTDTPLAEAGILGAAVGMAMYGLRPVVEMQFDAFAYPAFEQLISHVAKMRNRTRGAMPLPITIRVPYGGGIGGVEHHSDSSEAYYMATPGLHVVMPATVSDAYGLLREAIASDDPVVFLEPKRLYWSKDSWNPDEPPAVEPIGRAVVRRSGRSATLITYGPSVPVCLEAAEAARAEGWDLEVVDLRSLVPFDDETVAASVRRTGRAVVVHESGGFGGPGGEIAARVTERCFHHLEAPVLRVAGFDIPYPPPMLERHHLPGVDRILDAVGRLQWEAQS
- the pdhA gene encoding pyruvate dehydrogenase (acetyl-transferring) E1 component subunit alpha: MTVMEQRGAYRPTPPPAWQPRTDPAPLLPDALPHRVLGTDAAAQVDPALLRRLHTELVRGRRYNVQATALTKQGRLAVYPSSTGQEACEVAAALVLEERDWLFPSYRDTLAAVARGLDPVQALTLLRGDWHTGYDPHEHRVAPLSTPLATQLPHAVGLAHAARLKGDDVVALALVGDGGTSEGDFHEALNFAAVWRAPVVFLVQNNGFAISVPLAKQTAAPSLAHKAVGYGMPGRLVDGNDAVAVHQVLSEAIAHARAGGGPTLVEAVTYRIDAHTNADDATRYRGDSEVETWRGHDPVTLVERELTERGLLDEAALQAVRDDAEAMAADLRERMNQDPVLDPMDLFAHVYARPTPQLLEQESQLRAELDAEADGSLGAGPHGPEGAGR